Below is a genomic region from candidate division TA06 bacterium B3_TA06.
GGTTCTATAGTCTTGGTAATAAGACCCATTAATGTCTTCTCCTTAACGTCAGGCACTACCTCAACCACGACCTTGCCTGCACGTTCCAGCATACCAAATACCGGAACCTTACCAGCTGCTCCACGACCTCGCTTACCCTTTCTCTTGCCTCCAATATACGTCTCATCCATCTCAACCTCGCCGCTAAGCCCTGTCCAGCAATCATCTGCGGCAATCGCCCTGCGAATACGGTCAAAGAATCCATACGCCGTCTTGTAGTTCACTCCCAACTCCTTGGCGCTGCGACGGGCCGATAACTCCAAGCTGAAAAAATAAACCAACCATGCTACTTGACGAAACTCAAGTTTAATCCCCGTAAGATGAGTCCCTGCAAAGTCAGTGAATCGAACATGACAAATCCTACACTCACACCGACCGTCTGCAAGCACCAAAAGACCCTCTTTACCACAAACCGGACATCGCTTCCTTCTGCCTTGCCACCGTAAGCGTTTATAGTAACTCCTGGCTCGATTCTCACTCGACAAAAGCTTTGAACGTTCTAAAATATCCACCTATCTCTATCATACTTACTCCGCTCTCATGGTCAATTCCCTTTCGTTTTTAGGCTCTCATTTAATGGTAAGGAACTTCGGTGGAAGATTACAGAATATTGGATTCGGCACTACAAAGGCAAAGCACTTAAGAAAGGTGGTTAAACACTTGCCAAAGTTGCTTCGTGTTCTGTTTCAGTGACCATTAAGCAGATAAGCTGATATTTAGTTCCCTCCCTGCCACTCTAAGATTATGCCGGTGCATTGTTCAAGTGAGGGAAGCTTTTCCGGTAAGACAAACCTTGAACTTCAAAACTGGTCGAACCCTACCTTAAAAATACCCCTAGGATCAACGTAGAGGGGTCTATTTGACGATTTCTCAAAGAAGTCATAGTTTTACCTGCTTCTGAAGTTAAATAGCCTTAAAAACGCTCAGAGTGGCCTCTAACGAGATTTGAGAAAGATTATGAGATTTCCATATTTTGTCTATAGATCGGGATTTTCGTTTGACAATCTTGGTTCGTTAATTCTCCCTATCTCACAACAGCTAACTTGGGTATGGGGCCGGTGAGGTTGATAAAGCCTTTTACATACCTAATAAGACGAGTTTGATATAGTTAAGTCGCATAATTTGGGAAGCTTATTCCATTCAGGTGATAATTCAGACCGTATCTGGGGTATAAGAATATGAAGAAGCGTAAATGACCAAACGAGCCAAGGTGAATACATAGCACTAGACAAGCAGTCAAAGGAATACGACCCTGACCTCCGTCGGTGGCTACACCTCCGGTAGGCGAGGACCAGGATGGCATCCCAAGGAAGTCCAGACCCTAGAAAGCAAGAGAAAGAAGAGTAAGATACACTGCAACTAGCCGAGGTCTAACAGGTATCCCCTGTCAAGGAAGAGAAGACAAGAAGAAAAAAAGAGGGAGGGGGGGGTTAGGTCATATTGACCCTAGAAGGTTGAGGGGAGTAGCCGAGAATACAATACACATACTCTCCCACCGTTGCTTCTTTTTTTTACCCGGGGAATAAGAAGGATTAAAACCGGGGGTGAGAGCCCTTTAATGATTCCAGCAGCTGGAATTACAAGCCTTGACAATTACCCATCTCTAACTATCCTCACCTAAACATCGATTACAAAGGAGGCGTCCATCGGTTCTCGTTTATCCTCGTTCATGGCTGACCTTGAGAAGAACTACGGTTTATCCAGAACCGAAGTGCTGGATGCTATACGTAGGGTATTGAGGCCAAAGGATGAAAGATTCATTAAGAACCTGCCTCACAGATGGAGCAGGGATTATTCTCCAGATGACCCTCTTGGGGGTAAGGGTCTCCTTCCCTCCTTGGATATAGACCACCCCGGGGAACCGGCAGTGAGGAAAGGGAGTTGGGAGGAGCTATATTTTCACTACCCAAGAGGTAAGGACACAGCTCAATTCAAAACCATGGGCAGGGGTGAGAAATTCAACACAGTGGCCAAGTTCTACCCTGACCCTGTGTGGTGGCCTAAAAAAGGAGTGTTGAGACCTCGATGGTCAGACTGGCTGGATGTTGCTTTGATAGAGCTGGCTACCGGCATCAGGGTATCGCACCGCAGATCAGAGTATTCCAAAGAACCGATCTGCCAGGCAAACGTCGCCTATGACCATGTAGGGGGCGAGAAGATACCACTGGTGCAAGCAGTGAGCCCATTGCCTTGGGTGAAACGCTACAAGGGCCGTTACGTGAGAGCCAATGCCAGGAAGATGCACAACGGGGTTAAAGTCCCCTGGGAGGGCAAGAAGAAACCAAAGGCGGTGTGGACATTCGGGATACTGGATGAACCCTCTAAGATCATCGTGTTCTCGCTGATGTTCCACGCCAACCCGGATCATCCCATTGCGTTCTTCCGCGCAATCAGGGAGTATAAATACGGATACCGAAAGCCTTGGGATGTCTCACAGGTTTACCACGATTTCCTACTGGAGCTCATGGCTTTAACACTACTCTATGATGATAAGGTTAAGGATTTCTACCATACGCTACGAACAGTAATCAACTCAGGCATCGTGCCGGTTGCCCTGTTCAAGACAGGGAAGCTTTATCCTGTGAGATACGAGGAGTCCAGGCGAAAATCTCAGGAGATAATGCTAAAGGCGTTGGGGCTGAAATCAAACAATTAAACTCCATCTATTTCGGTATCGAAGATATTCTCCTTTGACCCAGAGCTAATGATTGCTGTTCGTGAGTTCAATAATGAAGTGCAACACTTTGGAAAGCGAGAGGGATTTCGTTATTGGGAATACTTCCCCCTCCGGTCTGAGGATGTATGCACTCAATCTACCGACATCTTGGACTGAAGGAACGGGAGGTGATAGAGATGATGCGTGGAGAGAGATGGTCTATGCGAGAGATGGCTCAAGTTCTGGGCAGGAGTCCATCCACCATCTCGCGTGAGCTACGGCGCAACAGGTCGCCTGTCCACGCGGGTTACCTTGATCATCACGCCCAGGAGCGTGCGGATAGACGCAGGTCAAACGCAAGCCGCAGGATGCGATTAAAGAACGATAAGATCAGGGATTACGTCGAGTCAAAGCTCAATCAGGACTGGTCGCCGGAACAGATAGCGGGCAGGATAGGGATAGAGCACAGGCCGCTTGAAGTCGAGGCCAGAGACAGGTTCGGAGACCGGGAGGCGGACACCCTGGTATCGCGTCAGAGCAAGGCTGCTCTGTTGTCCATGGTGGAACGAAAGAGTAGGCTGGTTCAGCTTGAGAAGCTGGAGGCTAAGACCGCACCTGTGACCTCGAAGGCTATCGTCAAACGTCTTCTTCGCTTCCCAAAAGATGCCCGCCGCACCCTAACTCTTGACAACGGCACCGAGAACGCCGGGCATGAAGAAATCTCTAAAGAAACAGACATCCGGTGCTTCTTCTGCGAACCTTACTCTTCGTGGCAACGAGGAACCAACGAGCACACCAACGGTCTGGTCAGACACTACTTGCCAAAGAAGACCGACTTCGCTATGATCAGTAACAAGGATATCAGATTGATAGAATTTAGGTTAAACTCCAGACCACGTAAATGTCTGGATTATAAAACCCCTCTCGAAGTCGCTAACATCGATGTTGCACTTCGATGTTGAATGTAGTAAGTCAAAAGTGTATACCTCCAACATGGTCATCTTTTTAGGAACAGATGGAGAAGCGAATCTCCACCTCAGAAATGCCTGTAAAAGCCTCTCTGAGGCTTTGTATCGTGATCTGAGTTAGTAATCATAAGTAACTTCCTTTTATCAAGAATTGAGTAACAATTAACCCTAACGTGCAATTTATTTAAGACTTATTGAATTCTCTAATTTGTCCGAATTTGGCCATCTGTTAAGCGATTTTTGCTTGATACGTGAACTTGTTAATTTATAATTGAATGTAAAACCAAATGGAGGAACCCATTGAAGCATTAAATTCGCTAGGCATTTCAAACTTGTGGGAATCCAGCAGAAGATCTTTATATCCACGTGATCTATGTATTGGGCTAGACCGGGTAGTAAACTATTACTTGCCTAATGGCTATCCAGGGGGAATACCCGAGAGATTTCATACTGGCGGGAAAGATTATCACCATGATACCGTTCCCAGACCTCTTAACGATTTGTTATGCTTGGGACCAAGAGAGGGTTGGAATGAACTGTATTTCCAGTTCGGTATCTACGATGGAAAAGCAGAATTCAGTATTCCCTGGGGAAGGGATCCCAAGAAAAGGAAGGACTCCAAAAACCGGAAGATACTGGCTAATTATTACAGAGACTCAATCGACAAGAAACCATCCTGGTTTCAGGGTTTAGATACAGCTCTTGTCGAGCTTGCTACCGGGGTTCGTATACCCAAACCAAAACCTCGCTGGCCCATGGTGCAAGAAATCATCACCGAAATAGAGATCTGTGAAATATACGGGCCAAAATTACGAGAATTAAAACCCTCCATACCTCAAAAGCCGATATGCAAAGTGAAAATAATGTCCTGGGACGCAGACCCAAGAGAAGTTCGCACAATCTCAGCGTATCCGGAGATTGTTGCTTTTCAACCGGGTCTCAGCCGTAGAAACACATTCTACGCAGTTCATTCGGTAAAGCGCCTCCCGGATGATAAGATCTATGATGGTTTATACGGGAGCTCCAGGATAAGAAACGTCAATCGTTCCGCGATCCTTGGCGAGTGGGATAAACCAGATGTATCTGAAGCAGTATGGGTATTTGGGATTCATCCTGCTGTCAACAGTCAGAAAGTGACGGTTTTCTCATTGATTATAGAGGGTCAAAGTGGACATCCTGTCCTGCTCGCCAGGGCGACAAGGGATTACGATTTCCGCTACGGGCTTAAGCGACAATTTATTGAAAGCGAATATTTCAGCCGGGTTTGGTGGTGGAGAAGGCCTCCTGGCTTCTTCTATGGGAAGATCCATCATGATTTCCTGCTTGAGCTTATAGCCATATCCCTTCTTTACGGTGAGGAAAAGCAACCCCTTCACAAGATAGTGCGTTCTGCAGCATTGCAAGGAATTTTGCCCGTTGCATTCTACAAGGAAGGTCGGTTGTATCCGGTTAATGAGGATAACATTCGAAATTGCCAACAAATCATCTTAGGGGCACTGGAACTGTGATAGAAGATTCTGGCCTACACCTATATCATTCAAGATGAGATATGGCAGTGCGACGCTACCCATTACTTTGTCCCACCGTGTCCAGTTCTAGAGGGTCGCAGTATACACTTCTTACATCCTTGTCGGTTATCTCAAGGCTCACGGCATCAGGCACATCTCCGGCTGACCCTAACATCCTCAGACCCAGGGCAAGATTTCGGGTTCCACCGGTCAATCAAGGAGAGGGTATGTCTTCTGGTCTACTGTTCGCCTGATGATCTCAGAAAAGCGTTGGATGATGCGATAGTAAGCTGACACCCCTCACACAGCACTGGACAATGTCAGTCCAAGGGACGTTTATCTGGAAAGGAAGAAGGAGATTTTAAACAGAAGGGCCGAGAAGAAACGCTTGAGCCTGCCCCTTGAGGCACCAATTTTACTGCGCCTCATAGAGTGCAGCTAAACCCTGAATGCAAACCCAAAATTCGTCAGTTTGTCCATCTTCGCCTGAATCATAACAGCAATTGAGGAAGGTGAAGAGAGAGCTAAGAAATTCTTGGAATCTTAATCACACGGGGTTGACAGTTTTTGGCAATGCCCTTGCCCTAATCCTGCCATAATTTAGCCCTAAACTCCTGTGCCAGAATTACACCATCAGAACACACCTAACTCGTCACCCTTCTATTGTTCTCGTCAAGCCCAGCCTTAAAATCACTCCATGAGAATTAACCTTAAACAAAATCATGGAGGTCAAATGCAACACCCCTCCGTAGATTCAAACACCAGGACGATCTATATAGAGAGCGAAGAGTCTAAAACAAGCGATGAGACCGTTGGCGGATACTACTGGTCAACGCATCCTGGAAACAGCAAGGTTTACCACACGTACAGAAATTGTGTCGATGGCAACAACATTGAATGTGAGTACCTTGAATCAAGTTTTTCTCCACCTGCCGGATACAGGAAATGCGAAAAGTGCGAAATACTTGAGAGGAGCGGATACGGTGAACCTGGAGTTCCTATCCCGGCTAGTTAGCAAGTAAATTGAAGATTCTACCGCAGCACCACCGCCTTCCGGGTGATAGTGGTTTTCCCCGCTTCTAATCTCACAATGTAGACGCCTGAGGGAAGCACAGTAGAAAAAGTTGTCGCGCCGGAGCCTCTTACTTCTACCTCCTCGATTCGTCTGCTCAGGGCATCGTAGAGGGTGAGGGTATGTAGGCCTATATAAGTCTGAAGGAAAACCCGACGCTATGCTCCGCGATTAGAACGGATAGCGCTTCTCTGATTTACCTTCGCTATTCTTTCGATTATCGTATCTCCAAAGTTGAAAAATCTATCACATGACCATCGGATAGTGAGGATTTAAGAAGGGAAGATTTCTAAACTGACCCTGGGTTGACAAGGAGTTATTGTGTGAGTATACTCCGCTGTCATAAAGTATAGTAACATTTAAGTGGAAATGAACTTAACTGGCGAAGCCTCACAAAAAGGATGGTGATGAATGTTCAAACGCCTTTCATCTCTTACCTATAGAAAGATAAAGAGATCACTGAAGAGGGACGAAGTACAAGAACTTCTCGACATTAGTGCTAAAATGTACGGCTTCCCCCTTAGAGTCATCGATTTCGAAACCCAAGAACCACATCGAACCGAGCGTATCACATTGTGGGTTTACCATTCGAATTTTTTTGATTGGATTGACAAAGAATGCCCGGCCTCAAATGAGGAAGTTGACAATGATGTATGCCGCAAACATCGACAAGTTCTCATTGAAGCGTCACAGGGCAAATTTTCTCACTGTCCTATTAAGTGTGGAACAACTGAATTTGCACTTAGTCTAGGACATGATTACCCTGCTGATAATAAGACCTTCCTCCTGGTAGGAGGAAGAGGATGGTTGGTTCCCGACGATCTAGAACCCAAGGATTACCCACTGTGGCAACAAAAAATCGAAGCCGCGTTAGAAGAAGCAAAGAAGCAAAAACAACTTGCTCCGCATAAAGCAAGAGCCTACGAGTTCCGCGCCAGACGACGACCGTTCCGGACAGTCGAGGAATTAGAAATCTCTGCGAGGGAAATTGTCAACATCCTCAATCTCTTTCTTGAATACTACTCGTTAGACTCAAGATGCCCTGAAATTTCTTCTAAGATTTTCAAGGACATTACAGAGAGCCTTTACATCTGGGTGGGCATGGAGAAATACGTTAAGAAACTCTTGAAAGATGTAAAGAAGCTGTTCCCAGAGGGTCTTACTCCCCTTACCCTGGTGGGAAGTCGCAGGGGATATCCCGATACTGGCTTCGCACTCTACTCATCGGGAGGAATTGAATCGATTCTTTTCTCTTCTGCGGAGGTTCTCAGGGAATGCCTAGGGAAGAAAGAAAAAACTAACGAAGAACTCCAAGAAAAAGTAAGTGAAGCACTCGCTGATAGGTTGCAAGGTAGAGAGTTGCTTGCAATAGAAAAACTAAAGCTTGTAGATGACCGCCAGAAGGGATGCATAGTTATTACTTCTCATGACGGCAAATCGTTCTGGAAGTCCAGGGATAGGAAAGCTGCAGAGAAGATGGCTGACTTCCTTGCCGGGCAGACCTCAAACTACCTCGACCTCTTAAAGGAACAGGCTGGTCGTCAACATGAGACGTCCAACAAACTAAGCTTCTATCGTCTGAAACGTAGGCTCCGCACCGGAATCGGAGATGCTTACTCCAGGGAAAAAATTGAGGAGGTCATAGAAGGAGAAGGTATCCTTGATCATCTTGACTTAGACTCTATACGCTTGCATCGCGTTGAATACCATACGTATGAGGAACAAAAGGGAGCCAAGCCGTGGTTGCAGAAAGTTCTGGATGCTGGAGGAGCAAACTACTTCCCTAATCAGGAAACCCGCGAGCAAATCTATGTACCTGTTTTCTTTCGAAACACGATCACGGATGTAATAGAGGCTGCATCTAAGCGAAGCATTTCCCAAAAAACAGAAGAAGCGCTTATGGAGCTGGCTCATCACATATCTCCTCGCCTTGAATATGATCGTCTCGCCAAGAATCTTGGCACCTTTAAAAGCGCATTCAAAGATCTCCCTCGGGATAAAAATCCCATAGCGGCGGATATCTGCCGAATGATAAGTGCTAGCGGTTGTTCTATCTGGCTTCAAGAAACCTCTTCCAGCTTCTCACGTATAGCTCAAATAGGCGTGGAACATGGTATAGATGAAATCGGTCTTGAGAAATCTTCTTTGATCAAGAAGTTGCTGGATCGTGGCATGTCTGAACCTCCATATGAATTGGTGGATGTAGAGAAGACTGATTATCTTCTTACCCAGAAAGAACTGCTTAAGCAAGAGTATAAATTCGGACTGGGGGCAATAGCATCTATCCCCAGGGAGTATATGAAGAGGGATTTCAACCTTGTGGTTACGGTGTGGAGAAAAGACCAAGGCTTTACTGATGAAGAAGCCGAGATACTTACAGCATTTGCCCAAGGACTTGTAGCATCTGAGGGATTGCGTAAAAAAGCAGAGCAGCATGCTCACGAAATAGAAGAAACCATTACGCGCCTTCTGCACGAAGTCAAAGCTCCTACGAATGCATTAATTGCCAACATTTACGACATTCAAGATCTCATTAATTATAACCGCAGAAGACTCACCCCCACATTCCTCAAAGATATTGGGTTCCCTCTTGGAGATATACGTATTCTAGGGAGATATATGAAAGCTCTCAACGACGATTTCTCGCTTTTCACTTCTCTTTTAGGCAGAACCTCACCCACTCACTATGAGCCGCCATCTGTAGTTTGGCTTTATGACCGTCTCAAAGAACTTCAAGAAATTCTCGCATTCCAGGCAAAGCAAAATAATCTTAAGATAAAAATTATAGCAGAAAGCGACAAACTTCGCAGGGATATAGCGCTACGTCTTACTAGAAATCAGAAACTCGCTTTCGAGGTAATCCTATTCAATTTACTCACAAATGCATATCGCTACGCTAAGAAGAGATCTGTTTGTTTTATACGTCTGGATCTTTCGCCGCACAAAGATCTTCTTATCTATGTTGAGAATACAGGTATTGGAATCCTTGAAGATGAAAAGAAACTGATTTTTGAAAAGGGAACCCGTGGAAGCAAGGCTATTGAAGTCCAACCTACAGGCACAGGTTACGGTCTTTGGATAGCCCAAACAGCCGCACGCCGTCTAGGTAGGGAGGGGGAAGTAAGTTTGATCTCTGCTAATCCAGAAAGGACGGTTTTTCTCTTCCGGCTTCCACAAAATTTCATATCATGGAAAGAGAGAAAGCGAGAGAAAGTTGAGAATAGCCAAGGAGGATCGCATGGCTAAAAAAATACTCTGGGTTGAAGACGAAAGGTATCAAGTAGATGCCTACATGAGGTCTCTGAAGCGCAGAGGTTACGAGATTGACTTTTTTGAGACCCCCTGGGAAGTACTGGAGTATGTGGAAGAAGAACGTAACCGTGACTTTTCTTTGATAATAATAGATCTTATGTTGCCCGTTGGAGAGTTTTCAAAGGAAGAGACGCAGAACGGCCTTGCTACAGGCGTGATATTGTTGCTTGCCCTTCGAAGGTGGATGGCGAACCTACCCTGTATTTACTTCACTAACATTCCAATGAGCACCATTGCTGGTGAAAATGTCTACCGATTAGCTACCCACGTAGATAAAACTGTGTGGTTACAAAAGGGAATTAGCAGTGATGAGCTTATTGGCGTAGTACGAAAATTGATTGGAGAAGGGGGCGAATCATGAGTGGTTCCCTCCCTTTCCTCTTGTGCATGTCCGCAGATACCACCTTAGTTCCTTATTCTCAGAGCACTCTTGACTCCTTGGAGAACATATGTAGAACCGCTCGGCACATCTTTTACAGTTCACCAGACGGGATTTCCTTCTTGGTTTTTTGCATTACGATAATTGCAGTAGTAACAGGTATTGCAGCAGCAGTATTTGCGTTTCTAACATTCCGAGCTGAAAGAAATTACCATACCGCCTTGAAGGACGCCAGGGACAATCTTAAAGAAACAGAGGAAATTAAACAAAAAGTTGAAGAAATTAAACGCGAAGCCGAAGAGATCAAGAAGGAAGTTGAAGCCTTGGTGAACGAAAGTAAAGTTG
It encodes:
- a CDS encoding IS1595 family transposase, encoding MNYKTAYGFFDRIRRAIAADDCWTGLSGEVEMDETYIGGKRKGKRGRGAAGKVPVFGMLERAGKVVVEVVPDVKEKTLMGLITKTIEP